The Deinococcus sonorensis KR-87 genome includes a window with the following:
- the treZ gene encoding malto-oligosyltrehalose trehalohydrolase: MTGPAGTPSTWPLGAFPTETGTMFRLWTTQASRAAVVLSGDGPDQTVPLEPVGDGVFERLIEGVGAGRRYTFELDGQPVPDPYARCLPDGVHAPAEVWAPAGGERPVAPDLKRSDLVIYELHVGTFTPEGTFRAAQERLPYLRELGVTAVELMPLASFPGQHGWGYDGVALYAPFAAYGRPDDLMRFIDEAHRQGLVVLLDLVLNHFGPDGNYLSAYSPEYFTDRHKTPWGDALNYSNPWMRRLALDAARHWLETYRFDGLRLDATHEIFDDSELHVLHELAQQVHQLRAELGTRHFLFCEDDRNRPELVTETGMDGMWADDFHHQLRVLLTGERDGYYRAYVPKVTELARCINRGWLYEGQDWPLGTPHPRGSAADRLDASSFVYCIQNHDQIGNRALGDRLQQVAGTEAFLAASTLLLFLPMTPLLFQGQEWMTDSRFQYFSDHNAELGALITEGRLREFQHFETFSAALQGEAVPDPQDPATFQHSHLDWPQQQEGEHARALELYRRLLALRRQDPVLRHSGRPELQAGAQGPLLWVTRRLGDQVRALVLNFSSGPVALPDLQGSGARLLLASSPDADLGHLPGQTAAVLALSSLPDAWTGAPGPDEASRPRAQVQQTR; encoded by the coding sequence ATGACCGGCCCGGCCGGCACGCCCTCCACCTGGCCGCTGGGGGCGTTCCCCACCGAGACCGGCACCATGTTCCGGCTGTGGACCACCCAGGCCAGCCGGGCCGCCGTGGTGCTGAGCGGTGACGGCCCGGACCAGACCGTGCCGCTGGAGCCGGTGGGCGACGGCGTGTTCGAGCGGCTCATTGAGGGCGTGGGGGCGGGCCGCCGCTACACCTTCGAGCTGGACGGCCAGCCGGTGCCGGACCCCTACGCCCGCTGCCTGCCGGACGGCGTGCACGCGCCGGCGGAGGTGTGGGCGCCCGCCGGCGGCGAGCGGCCGGTGGCCCCGGACCTGAAGCGCTCCGACCTGGTGATCTACGAGCTGCACGTGGGCACCTTCACGCCGGAAGGCACCTTCCGGGCTGCGCAGGAGCGGCTGCCGTACCTCCGTGAGCTGGGCGTGACGGCGGTGGAACTGATGCCGCTGGCCAGCTTTCCCGGGCAGCACGGCTGGGGCTACGACGGGGTGGCGCTGTACGCGCCGTTCGCCGCCTACGGCCGCCCGGACGACCTGATGCGCTTCATTGACGAGGCGCACCGGCAGGGGCTGGTGGTGCTGCTGGACCTGGTGCTCAACCACTTCGGGCCGGACGGCAACTACCTGAGCGCCTACAGCCCCGAGTACTTCACCGACCGGCACAAGACCCCCTGGGGCGACGCGCTGAACTACAGCAACCCCTGGATGCGCCGGCTGGCGCTGGACGCGGCGCGGCACTGGCTGGAAACCTACCGCTTCGACGGCCTGCGGCTGGACGCCACCCACGAGATCTTCGACGACAGCGAGCTGCATGTGCTGCACGAGCTGGCCCAGCAGGTCCACCAGCTGCGCGCGGAGCTGGGCACCCGCCACTTCCTGTTCTGCGAGGACGACCGCAACCGCCCGGAACTGGTCACCGAGACCGGCATGGACGGCATGTGGGCCGACGACTTCCACCATCAGCTGCGGGTGCTGCTGACCGGGGAGCGCGACGGCTACTACCGCGCCTACGTGCCGAAGGTGACCGAGCTGGCCCGCTGCATCAACCGGGGCTGGCTGTACGAGGGTCAGGACTGGCCGCTGGGCACGCCGCATCCCCGCGGCTCCGCCGCCGACCGGCTGGACGCCTCCAGCTTCGTGTACTGCATCCAGAACCACGACCAGATCGGCAACCGGGCGCTGGGTGACCGCCTGCAGCAGGTGGCCGGCACCGAGGCCTTCCTGGCGGCCAGCACCCTGCTGCTGTTCCTGCCGATGACGCCGCTGCTGTTTCAGGGTCAGGAGTGGATGACCGACAGCCGCTTCCAATACTTCTCCGACCACAATGCCGAGCTGGGGGCGCTGATCACCGAGGGGCGGCTGCGCGAGTTCCAGCATTTCGAGACCTTCAGCGCCGCGCTGCAGGGCGAGGCGGTGCCGGACCCGCAGGATCCGGCCACCTTCCAGCACAGCCACCTGGACTGGCCACAGCAGCAGGAGGGCGAGCACGCCCGGGCGCTGGAGCTGTACCGCCGCCTGCTGGCGCTGCGCCGTCAGGACCCGGTGCTGCGGCATTCCGGCCGCCCGGAGCTGCAGGCCGGCGCACAGGGACCGCTGCTGTGGGTCACGCGCCGGCTGGGCGATCAGGTGCGGGCGCTGGTGCTGAACTTCTCGTCGGGGCCGGTGGCGCTGCCGGACCTGCAGGGCAGCGGCGCGCGGCTGCTGCTCGCCAGCAGCCCGGACGCCGACCTGGGCCACCTGCCCGGGCAGACGGCCGCCGTGCTGGCCCTGAGTTCGCTCCCGGACGCCTGGACCGGCGCGCCGGGGCCGGACGAGGCCAGCCGGCCACGGGCACAGGTGCAGCAGACCCGGTAA
- a CDS encoding cyanophycinase, producing the protein MTHNNQNGSLIVIGGHEEKEGKREILKEVARRTGSGRLVVMTVASHEPEGYYDTYAPVFAELGVRETREVYVNERSETASEELLSCFDGATGVFFTGGDQLRITSQIGDSPVEQRINEIYASGGVIAGTSAGASAMCETMLVTGSGRESSRIGDLRMAPGLGLIRGVIIDQHFAERGRMGRLLGAVAQNPRVLGIGIDEDTAIVVEGEQFSVLGSGAVTVLDGSTVSSSNVADGGRDTVLSLFDARLHVLAAGNTFDLAQRRPSVPGARE; encoded by the coding sequence GTGACGCATAACAACCAGAACGGCTCGCTGATCGTGATCGGCGGGCATGAGGAAAAAGAGGGCAAGCGCGAGATTCTCAAGGAGGTGGCCCGCCGCACCGGTTCCGGCCGGCTGGTGGTGATGACGGTCGCCTCGCACGAGCCGGAAGGCTACTACGACACCTATGCCCCGGTCTTCGCTGAGCTGGGCGTCCGGGAAACCCGCGAGGTGTACGTCAACGAGCGCAGCGAGACGGCCAGCGAGGAGCTGCTCAGCTGCTTTGACGGCGCGACCGGGGTGTTCTTCACCGGCGGCGACCAGCTGCGCATCACCAGCCAGATCGGGGACAGCCCGGTGGAACAGCGCATCAACGAGATCTATGCCAGCGGCGGAGTGATCGCCGGCACCTCGGCCGGCGCGTCGGCGATGTGCGAGACGATGCTGGTCACCGGCAGCGGCCGGGAATCCAGCCGCATCGGAGACCTGCGGATGGCTCCGGGCCTGGGGCTGATCCGGGGCGTGATCATCGACCAGCATTTTGCCGAGCGTGGCCGGATGGGCCGCCTGCTGGGAGCCGTGGCCCAGAACCCGCGCGTGCTGGGCATCGGCATTGACGAGGACACCGCCATCGTGGTGGAGGGTGAACAGTTCTCGGTGCTGGGCAGCGGCGCCGTGACGGTGCTGGACGGCAGCACCGTGAGCAGCTCGAACGTCGCGGACGGCGGGCGCGACACGGTGCTCTCGCTGTTCGACGCGCGGCTGCATGTGCTGGCCGCCGGCAACACCTTCGACCTGGCCCAGCGGCGGCCCTCCGTGCCTGGAGCGCGGGAATGA
- a CDS encoding isoaspartyl peptidase/L-asparaginase family protein, whose protein sequence is MSGARWALMVHGGAKTISDDEREAHRQGCLNALQAGREVLVQGGTAVDAVVAAIRVLEEDPTFNAGHGAVKRTDGSVQLDAAVMDGSTLDIGAVAAVQGVPHPVEVARRVLDERQVLLVGEDASRFAAEQGLDTPGGPAEQVAHSPAEDTVGCVALDLHGHVAAGTSTGGTEGQPPGRVGDSPAAGSGFYADDLLGAVAASGDGEKIVRVGLARQALELLGKQTADQAVGEVLATMSRRVGGEAGLILLTPAGEIGWDHSSQNFAVAWQASGQDPQAALERNPAPHTGDNSDA, encoded by the coding sequence ATGAGCGGCGCTCGCTGGGCCCTGATGGTGCACGGAGGCGCGAAGACCATCTCGGACGACGAACGTGAGGCGCACCGGCAGGGCTGCCTGAACGCGCTGCAGGCCGGCCGTGAGGTGCTGGTCCAGGGCGGAACGGCGGTGGACGCGGTGGTGGCCGCCATCCGCGTGCTGGAGGAGGACCCGACCTTCAATGCCGGGCACGGCGCGGTGAAACGCACCGACGGCAGCGTACAGCTGGACGCCGCCGTGATGGACGGTTCGACCCTGGACATCGGGGCGGTGGCGGCCGTGCAGGGCGTGCCGCATCCGGTGGAGGTGGCGCGCCGCGTCCTGGACGAGCGGCAGGTGCTGCTGGTGGGCGAGGATGCCAGCCGCTTTGCCGCCGAGCAGGGGCTGGACACGCCGGGCGGCCCGGCTGAGCAGGTGGCGCACAGCCCGGCCGAGGACACGGTGGGCTGCGTGGCGCTGGACCTGCACGGCCACGTGGCGGCCGGCACCTCCACCGGCGGCACCGAGGGGCAGCCGCCCGGCCGGGTGGGCGACTCACCGGCAGCCGGCTCCGGCTTCTATGCTGACGACCTGCTGGGCGCGGTGGCGGCCTCGGGGGACGGCGAGAAGATCGTGCGGGTGGGGCTGGCGCGTCAGGCCCTGGAGCTGCTGGGCAAACAGACCGCCGATCAGGCGGTGGGTGAGGTGCTGGCCACCATGAGCCGGCGCGTGGGCGGCGAGGCGGGGCTGATCCTGCTGACGCCGGCCGGAGAGATCGGCTGGGACCACAGCAGCCAGAACTTTGCGGTGGCGTGGCAGGCCTCCGGGCAGGACCCTCAGGCGGCCCTGGAGCGGAACCCGGCCCCACACACAGGAGACAACAGTGACGCATAA
- the cphA gene encoding cyanophycin synthetase, translating into MTAEHPNTHRALPSNAAPLQVLEKQIYRGPNLYGYRPMIRIQLQLGALEEYPSNRLPGFTEGLLEQLPTLSQHGCSYGEPGGFVRRLQDGTWLGHITEHVALELQALAGLPVTYGKTRSVRGSPGSYNVVYEQREERVGLLAGMLALRLVNSLLPAELQGLEGLDLLMPVGMNTTLETDSPFDLQRDMAELRLLVRRHALGPTTASLVDEARRRGIPHLRLDDNSLVQLGYGRSQQRIRASITQQTAHIATETAGDKSLTKLLLDRAGLPVPAGAVVLTAEQAVREARRIGYPVVTKPLNGNHGRGVSIDLTTPERVAWGFEQAARHSRHVVVEQQFPGNDHRILVVNGEVVAVAERVPAHVIGDGRRSIRQLVEETNLDPRRGDGHEQVMTKIVIDDHVLALLARQGLTPDSVPQQDEVMVLRDTANLSTGGTAIDRTDVIHPDNVTVARRAALMIGLDVAGIDFITPDITQSVHRTGGGIVEVNAAPGFRMHLQPSVGTPRNVAAPVLDMLFPPGTPCRIPVVAITGTNGKTTTSRMVAHILQHAGKQVGLTTSNGIYLQGERIMSGDTTGPKSAQVILSDPTVEVAVLETARGGILREGLGFDQCQVGAVLNIRPDHLGLKGIETVEDLAFVKGLVVEVVSPSGVSVLNADDPLTARMVKKAGGQIAFFSMEGAVTHPEHLAQHIAAGGIALVREPTLVGDEVVLYRGGQRYPIMLANDIPATLSGAARMNVENALAACAIAVGLDVPVSVIGEALRTFTTSFEQSPGRLNVYEGHPFRVLLDYAHNPDGLMQLSGLVRAMRPQAGRVIGVFGVAGDRRDQDIHEMGTLLAGMFDLLILREDDERRGRPAGEGASLTRDGALAAGLPDEQIQIILDETEAIDAALSSAQPGDLVVILPNRVEEAWQQIQAFQSPSLQVERPA; encoded by the coding sequence ATGACCGCTGAGCATCCGAACACCCACAGAGCGTTACCCAGCAACGCAGCACCCCTCCAGGTGCTGGAAAAACAGATCTACCGGGGTCCGAACCTGTATGGCTACCGGCCGATGATCCGCATCCAGCTGCAGCTCGGCGCGCTGGAAGAGTACCCGTCCAACCGGCTGCCCGGCTTCACCGAGGGGCTGCTGGAGCAGCTGCCCACGCTGAGTCAGCACGGCTGCTCGTACGGCGAGCCGGGCGGCTTCGTGCGGCGCCTGCAGGACGGCACCTGGCTGGGGCACATCACCGAGCACGTGGCGCTGGAGCTCCAGGCGCTGGCGGGGCTGCCGGTCACCTATGGCAAGACCCGCTCGGTCCGGGGCAGCCCCGGCAGCTACAACGTGGTCTACGAGCAGCGCGAGGAACGCGTCGGGCTGCTGGCCGGCATGCTGGCGCTGCGGCTGGTGAACAGCCTGCTGCCGGCAGAGCTGCAGGGCCTGGAAGGGCTGGACCTGCTGATGCCGGTCGGCATGAACACCACCCTGGAAACCGACAGCCCCTTCGATCTGCAGCGCGACATGGCGGAACTGCGCCTGCTGGTCCGGCGCCACGCCCTGGGGCCCACCACCGCCTCGCTGGTGGATGAAGCGCGGCGCCGGGGGATTCCGCACCTGCGGTTGGACGACAACAGTCTGGTGCAGCTGGGCTACGGCCGCTCCCAGCAGCGCATCCGCGCCAGCATCACCCAGCAGACCGCCCACATCGCCACCGAGACGGCTGGCGACAAGTCGCTCACCAAGCTGCTGCTGGACCGGGCTGGGCTGCCGGTGCCGGCCGGCGCGGTGGTCCTGACGGCCGAGCAGGCGGTGCGCGAGGCCCGGCGGATCGGCTACCCGGTGGTCACCAAACCGCTGAACGGCAACCACGGGCGCGGCGTCTCGATTGACCTGACCACGCCGGAGCGGGTGGCCTGGGGCTTCGAGCAGGCGGCGCGGCACAGCCGCCACGTGGTGGTGGAGCAGCAGTTTCCCGGCAACGACCACCGCATTCTGGTGGTGAACGGTGAAGTGGTGGCGGTGGCCGAGCGGGTGCCGGCCCATGTGATCGGGGACGGCCGGCGGAGCATCCGGCAGCTGGTCGAGGAGACCAACCTCGATCCGCGCCGCGGCGACGGCCACGAGCAGGTGATGACCAAGATCGTGATTGACGATCACGTGCTGGCCCTGCTGGCGCGCCAGGGGCTGACCCCGGACAGCGTGCCGCAGCAGGACGAGGTGATGGTGCTGCGCGACACCGCCAACCTCTCAACCGGCGGCACCGCCATTGACCGCACCGACGTGATCCACCCGGACAACGTCACGGTGGCGCGGCGCGCGGCGCTGATGATCGGGCTGGACGTGGCCGGCATTGACTTCATCACCCCCGACATCACCCAGTCGGTGCACCGGACCGGCGGCGGCATCGTGGAGGTCAACGCGGCCCCCGGCTTCCGCATGCACCTGCAGCCCTCGGTGGGCACGCCGCGCAACGTGGCGGCTCCGGTGCTGGACATGCTGTTTCCGCCCGGCACGCCCTGCCGCATTCCGGTGGTGGCGATCACCGGCACCAACGGCAAAACCACCACCTCCCGGATGGTGGCGCACATCCTGCAGCACGCCGGAAAGCAGGTGGGCCTGACCACCTCGAACGGCATCTACCTGCAGGGCGAACGCATCATGAGCGGCGACACCACCGGTCCCAAGAGCGCCCAGGTGATCCTGAGCGACCCGACCGTGGAGGTGGCGGTGCTGGAAACCGCGCGCGGCGGCATCCTGCGCGAGGGCCTGGGCTTTGACCAGTGCCAGGTGGGCGCGGTGCTGAACATTCGCCCGGACCATCTGGGCCTGAAGGGCATCGAGACGGTCGAGGACCTCGCCTTCGTGAAGGGCCTGGTGGTGGAGGTGGTGTCGCCCAGCGGCGTGAGCGTCCTGAACGCCGACGACCCGCTGACCGCCCGGATGGTGAAGAAAGCGGGCGGGCAGATTGCCTTCTTCTCGATGGAGGGCGCCGTCACGCACCCGGAGCATCTGGCGCAGCACATCGCGGCCGGCGGCATCGCGCTGGTGCGCGAACCGACCCTGGTGGGCGACGAGGTGGTGCTGTACCGGGGCGGCCAGCGGTACCCGATCATGCTCGCCAACGACATCCCGGCCACCCTGTCCGGCGCGGCGCGGATGAACGTGGAGAACGCCCTGGCCGCCTGCGCCATTGCGGTGGGGCTGGACGTGCCGGTCAGCGTGATCGGCGAGGCGCTGCGCACCTTCACCACTTCCTTTGAGCAGAGTCCGGGGCGGCTCAACGTCTATGAGGGCCACCCCTTCCGGGTGCTGCTGGACTACGCCCACAACCCGGACGGCCTGATGCAGCTCTCGGGGCTGGTGCGGGCCATGCGGCCACAGGCGGGCCGGGTGATCGGGGTGTTCGGCGTGGCGGGCGACCGCCGCGATCAGGACATCCATGAGATGGGCACGCTGCTGGCCGGCATGTTCGATCTGCTGATCCTGCGCGAGGACGACGAGCGGCGCGGGCGACCGGCCGGCGAGGGGGCCTCCCTGACGCGCGACGGCGCGCTCGCGGCGGGGCTGCCGGATGAACAGATCCAGATCATCCTGGACGAGACCGAGGCGATTGACGCCGCGCTGAGCAGCGCCCAGCCGGGCGACCTGGTGGTGATTCTGCCGAACCGGGTGGAGGAAGCGTGGCAGCAGATCCAGGCGTTCCAGAGCCCCTCACTGCAGGTGGAGCGGCCCGCATGA
- a CDS encoding c-type cytochrome, with product MNRILLVLLGLTTVSAQAATPAYTKAQATQGAAVDKAQCALCHGSTLQNGGAPKLAGSAFLLKWGSNSLDDFHSIMSTTMPQTHPGALKPEQYINLVAYVLQQNGFKPGTTALKAANLKQYTFRK from the coding sequence ATGAACCGAATACTGCTCGTGCTGCTGGGCCTGACCACCGTGTCGGCCCAGGCGGCGACCCCTGCCTACACCAAAGCCCAGGCCACCCAGGGCGCGGCCGTCGACAAGGCGCAGTGCGCCCTGTGCCACGGCAGCACTCTTCAGAACGGCGGCGCGCCCAAGCTGGCCGGCTCGGCCTTCCTGCTGAAGTGGGGCAGCAACAGCCTCGACGACTTCCACTCCATCATGTCCACCACCATGCCCCAGACCCATCCGGGCGCGCTCAAGCCAGAGCAGTACATCAATCTGGTGGCCTACGTGCTGCAGCAGAACGGCTTCAAGCCCGGAACCACGGCCCTCAAGGCCGCCAACCTGAAGCAATACACCTTCAGGAAGTGA
- a CDS encoding PQQ-binding-like beta-propeller repeat protein — protein sequence MADVQQGLQRPAALPLDQINSSNVANLKRVCTFDTGDDGSFQITPQIYKGVAFIATARRSYAVDAVTCKTLWVNVYKPTSAEVNPVNRGFAIADGVLYRGTGDAHLIAIDAGTGKTLWDKKVDDSSVGYFLSAAPIVWNNKVYIGDAGAD from the coding sequence GTGGCTGATGTACAACAAGGGCTACAGCGGCCAGCGGCACTCCCCCTGGACCAGATCAACTCCAGCAACGTCGCCAACCTCAAGCGCGTCTGCACCTTCGACACCGGGGACGACGGCTCGTTCCAGATCACCCCGCAGATCTACAAGGGCGTGGCCTTCATCGCCACCGCCCGCCGCAGCTACGCGGTGGACGCCGTGACCTGCAAGACGCTGTGGGTGAACGTCTACAAACCCACCAGCGCGGAAGTCAACCCGGTCAACCGCGGCTTTGCCATCGCGGACGGCGTGCTGTACCGCGGCACCGGCGACGCGCACCTGATCGCCATTGACGCCGGCACCGGCAAGACGCTGTGGGACAAGAAGGTGGACGACTCGTCGGTGGGCTACTTCCTGAGTGCCGCCCCGATCGTCTGGAACAACAAGGTCTACATCGGGGACGCCGGGGCCGACTGA
- a CDS encoding acetyl-CoA carboxylase carboxyltransferase subunit alpha — translation MSADASVLSELETRLHELEATAQRTGQDLSAATAPLRQQVETLRRQQAGPSRWERVGLARLQGRPTALDYVERLCSEFTELHGDRAYGDDAALIGGPARWQGRPVMLLLQQKGRDTKDKIRRRFGSSNPEGYRKAVRLMDLADKCGLPVVALIDTQGAYPGISAEERGQGWAIAESIQRMVRLSVPAVCAVIGEGGSGGALAIGVGNRVLIQENAWYSVISPEGAASIIWKDAGKAPEAAEALRLTGEDLRGLGIVEEVVPEPPGGAHLDPEAAAAALGEAVSRHLDSLSHLSAEELQRQRAERFRTLGAYAET, via the coding sequence ATGAGTGCCGACGCCTCGGTGTTGAGCGAGCTGGAGACGCGGCTGCACGAGCTGGAGGCCACCGCTCAGCGCACCGGCCAGGACCTGAGCGCGGCCACCGCGCCGCTGCGTCAGCAGGTGGAGACGCTGCGCCGCCAGCAGGCCGGACCGAGCCGCTGGGAGCGGGTGGGGCTGGCCCGGCTGCAGGGCCGCCCCACCGCGCTGGACTACGTGGAGCGGCTGTGCAGCGAGTTCACTGAGCTGCACGGCGACCGGGCCTACGGCGACGACGCGGCGCTGATCGGCGGTCCGGCACGCTGGCAGGGCCGTCCGGTGATGCTGCTGCTCCAGCAGAAGGGCCGCGACACCAAGGACAAGATCCGGCGGCGCTTCGGGAGCAGCAATCCGGAAGGCTACCGCAAGGCGGTGCGCCTGATGGACCTGGCCGACAAGTGCGGCCTGCCGGTGGTGGCCCTGATTGACACCCAGGGCGCCTACCCCGGCATCTCCGCCGAGGAGCGCGGTCAGGGCTGGGCCATCGCGGAGAGCATTCAGCGAATGGTGCGGCTGTCGGTGCCGGCCGTCTGCGCGGTGATCGGGGAGGGCGGCAGCGGCGGGGCGCTGGCCATCGGAGTGGGCAACCGGGTGCTGATCCAGGAGAACGCGTGGTACAGCGTGATCTCGCCGGAAGGTGCGGCCAGCATCATCTGGAAGGACGCCGGGAAGGCGCCGGAAGCGGCCGAGGCGCTGCGTCTGACCGGCGAGGACCTGCGAGGGCTCGGGATTGTGGAGGAAGTGGTGCCGGAACCCCCGGGCGGCGCTCACCTGGACCCGGAGGCGGCAGCGGCGGCCCTGGGCGAGGCAGTGTCGCGGCACCTGGACAGCCTCAGCCACCTCTCGGCCGAGGAACTGCAGCGCCAGCGTGCTGAGCGCTTCCGCACGCTGGGTGCGTACGCTGAAACTTGA
- the accD gene encoding acetyl-CoA carboxylase, carboxyltransferase subunit beta has product MALDKFFRRRRAQSGETNDIPDLWTKCPACKENTYNKDLEAERYVCPRCGHHHRLNASRRLEVLLDPGTFVQLSGRVHPVDRLSFVDTETYPQRLERAQRKTGRPDAILTGRGQIMGLDVMVAIMDFEFSGGSMGSVVGEEIARAAEAAAEQGLPFVLAAASGGARMQESALSLMQMAKTTVALEQLSRRGLPYLSVLTDPTTGGVTASFATIADVIIAEPGALIGFAGPRVIQQTIRQSLPEGFQRAEFLLEHGMVDLVTDRRAQRETIRQLLSVLTHQPLTLPEPAASLTVSP; this is encoded by the coding sequence TTGGCGCTCGACAAGTTCTTCCGCAGACGCCGCGCCCAGTCCGGCGAGACCAACGACATCCCGGACCTGTGGACCAAGTGCCCGGCCTGCAAGGAAAATACCTACAACAAAGACCTGGAGGCCGAGCGGTACGTCTGCCCGCGCTGCGGGCACCACCACCGCCTGAACGCCAGCCGCCGGCTGGAAGTGCTGCTGGATCCCGGCACCTTCGTGCAGCTCTCGGGGCGGGTGCATCCGGTGGACCGGCTGTCGTTCGTGGACACCGAGACGTACCCGCAGCGGCTGGAACGTGCCCAGCGCAAGACCGGACGCCCCGACGCCATCCTGACCGGACGCGGCCAGATCATGGGCCTGGACGTGATGGTGGCGATCATGGACTTCGAGTTCTCCGGGGGCAGCATGGGCAGCGTGGTGGGCGAGGAGATCGCGCGCGCTGCGGAGGCCGCCGCCGAGCAGGGACTGCCGTTCGTGCTGGCGGCGGCCTCGGGTGGCGCCCGCATGCAGGAGAGCGCGCTGTCGCTGATGCAGATGGCCAAGACCACCGTGGCCCTGGAGCAGCTGAGCCGGCGCGGCCTGCCGTACCTGAGCGTGCTGACCGACCCCACCACCGGCGGCGTCACGGCCAGCTTCGCGACCATCGCCGACGTGATCATTGCGGAACCGGGCGCACTGATCGGCTTTGCCGGACCGCGCGTGATTCAGCAGACCATCCGCCAGAGTCTGCCGGAGGGGTTCCAGCGCGCCGAATTCCTGCTGGAACACGGCATGGTGGACCTGGTGACGGACCGGCGGGCCCAGCGGGAGACGATCCGTCAGCTGCTGTCGGTGCTGACCCACCAGCCGCTGACGCTGCCTGAGCCGGCCGCGAGCCTGACGGTGAGCCCATGA
- a CDS encoding ABC transporter permease: MGGGLGFGGILQIAWRAILGNPLRSALTALGVIIGVAAVIALTALGTGSTKGVTDNLENLGTNLLTVSSQRARFGGAGGGLVRGAPSSSVTLADAQAIQTQLGSEIAGLAPTDGRGVQAKAGSTNTQAQVQGTWPSYETVRNATPELGEFFTQADVDGRKRVAVIGYQVAQDLYGDSQSALGQPIRLDTTTFTVVGVMPDKGATGFQSPNAQVYVPLSTYQQRLGRGTAVRGSRTVGNIYIQGASQQGLTQLQQDVTDLLARLHDTPDPSSYDFTIQNQADALASLNATTTTLTLLVGAIAGISLLVGGIGIMNIMLVSVTERTREIGVRKALGARPGDILTQFLVEAFVLSVGGGVLGILLGFGLAFLGRLANITPVFTVTPVLAAFVFSALVGIFFGYYPAARAARLDPVESLRYE; encoded by the coding sequence GTGGGCGGCGGTCTAGGCTTCGGCGGCATCCTGCAGATCGCGTGGCGGGCCATTCTGGGGAACCCGCTGCGCAGCGCCCTGACGGCGCTGGGCGTGATCATCGGGGTGGCGGCCGTGATCGCCCTGACGGCGCTGGGCACCGGCAGCACCAAGGGCGTCACCGACAACCTGGAGAACCTCGGCACCAACCTGCTGACGGTCAGCAGCCAGCGCGCGCGGTTCGGCGGTGCCGGCGGCGGGCTGGTGCGCGGCGCGCCCAGCAGCAGCGTCACGCTGGCCGACGCCCAGGCGATCCAGACGCAGCTGGGCAGCGAGATTGCCGGGCTGGCCCCCACCGACGGGAGAGGCGTGCAGGCCAAGGCCGGCAGCACCAACACCCAGGCGCAGGTGCAGGGCACCTGGCCCAGCTACGAGACGGTCCGCAACGCTACGCCCGAACTGGGCGAGTTCTTCACCCAGGCGGACGTGGACGGACGCAAGCGGGTGGCGGTGATCGGGTATCAGGTGGCGCAGGACCTGTACGGCGACTCGCAGAGCGCGCTGGGCCAGCCGATCCGGCTCGACACCACCACCTTCACCGTGGTGGGCGTGATGCCGGACAAGGGGGCCACCGGGTTCCAGAGCCCCAACGCGCAGGTGTACGTGCCGCTCAGCACCTACCAGCAGCGGCTGGGGCGCGGCACGGCGGTGCGCGGCAGCCGCACGGTGGGCAACATCTACATCCAGGGGGCCAGCCAGCAGGGCCTGACCCAGCTGCAGCAGGACGTGACCGACCTGCTGGCCCGCCTGCACGACACCCCCGACCCCAGCAGCTACGACTTCACGATCCAGAACCAGGCGGACGCGCTGGCCAGCCTGAACGCCACCACCACCACGCTCACGCTGCTGGTGGGCGCGATCGCCGGCATCAGCCTGCTGGTGGGCGGCATCGGCATCATGAACATCATGTTGGTTAGCGTGACCGAGCGCACCCGCGAGATCGGTGTCCGCAAGGCGCTGGGCGCGCGGCCCGGTGACATCCTGACGCAGTTTCTGGTGGAGGCCTTCGTGCTGTCGGTGGGCGGCGGGGTGCTGGGCATTCTGCTGGGCTTCGGGCTGGCCTTCCTGGGCCGCCTCGCCAACATCACGCCGGTGTTCACCGTGACCCCGGTGCTGGCCGCCTTCGTCTTCAGCGCGCTGGTGGGCATCTTCTTCGGGTATTACCCGGCGGCCCGCGCCGCCCGGCTCGATCCGGTGGAAAGCCTGCGTTATGAGTAA